Proteins from a genomic interval of Tenacibaculum sp. SZ-18:
- a CDS encoding sulfurtransferase has protein sequence MKLKVISPIVTVDWLHEHIKANNVVVLDATIKKVGSSEEDSDNKYLIPNTRFFDLKNVFLDKNDEFPNTIPEENDFEEQVINLGVNIDSCIIIYDNIGTYSSPRAWWLFKVFGFHNVAVLNGGLPKWIQSGFEVADKYIEGFTKGNFTANLIQELVTNYQQVFENITSNENCTIDARSNERFLAKVPEPRKDLKGGHIPKSVSLPYTEVQEDGEMKPKEELIRMFDKINSENKKFICTCGSGITACILALALEITGKTNYSVYDGSWTEWASMPNLPIEK, from the coding sequence ATGAAGCTTAAAGTTATTTCGCCAATTGTAACTGTTGATTGGTTACATGAACATATAAAAGCTAATAATGTAGTTGTTTTAGACGCTACAATAAAAAAAGTCGGTTCTTCGGAAGAAGATTCAGATAATAAATATTTAATTCCAAATACTAGATTCTTTGATTTAAAGAACGTTTTCTTGGATAAAAATGATGAGTTTCCAAATACAATTCCTGAAGAAAACGATTTCGAAGAGCAAGTTATAAACTTAGGGGTAAATATCGATTCATGTATCATTATTTACGATAATATAGGTACTTACTCTTCACCACGCGCTTGGTGGTTATTTAAAGTATTTGGGTTTCATAATGTAGCTGTACTTAATGGCGGATTGCCAAAATGGATTCAATCTGGTTTTGAAGTTGCAGATAAATATATAGAAGGTTTTACTAAAGGTAATTTTACAGCTAATTTAATTCAAGAGCTAGTAACAAATTATCAACAAGTTTTTGAAAATATTACTTCCAATGAAAACTGCACAATTGATGCAAGATCAAACGAACGATTTTTAGCAAAGGTGCCAGAGCCACGTAAAGATTTAAAAGGAGGTCATATTCCAAAGTCAGTAAGTTTGCCGTATACAGAGGTTCAAGAAGATGGAGAAATGAAGCCGAAAGAAGAATTAATCAGAATGTTTGATAAAATTAATTCAGAAAACAAGAAATTTATATGTACCTGTGGATCGGGTATTACAGCTTGCATTTTAGCATTGGCTCTTGAAATAACAGGTAAAACTAACTATTCGGTATATGATGGCTCGTGGACTGAATGGGCAAGTATGCCAAATTTACCAATTGAAAAATAA
- the gshB gene encoding glutathione synthase yields MNICFLMYPWEEIIPDNDSSLTLIHECAKRGHGVAICTPSNLTIRNSVTNAFCTIINRMEKVPSSSKSYYKKATTREEMLPLAGFDAIFMRANPPLDPLMLNFLDSVKDDVFIINSVQGMREANNKLYTAVFEDPNNDIIPVTHVSKNKNYLIKTIEESDSDKMILKPLNGYGGSGVILIEKSAMGNINSLLDFYISKSDGSSDYVILQEYIEGAEKGDVRILLLNGLPIGAMKRIPGEKDHRSNVTAGGRVEKHRLTQAEKILCKKIGPKLVKDGLYFVGIDVINGKLVEVNVMSPGGITYINKVSKVKLQEKVVDFLESKILEKNAAFRRMTDLKKQVDEA; encoded by the coding sequence ATGAATATTTGTTTTTTAATGTATCCTTGGGAAGAAATTATACCAGATAATGATTCTTCATTAACACTAATACATGAATGTGCCAAAAGAGGTCATGGAGTGGCTATTTGTACACCTTCGAATTTAACAATTAGAAATAGTGTTACCAATGCTTTTTGTACTATTATCAATCGAATGGAAAAGGTACCTTCTTCTTCAAAATCATATTACAAAAAGGCGACAACAAGGGAGGAGATGCTACCTTTAGCTGGTTTTGATGCAATTTTTATGAGAGCGAACCCTCCATTAGATCCATTAATGTTAAATTTTTTAGATTCTGTAAAAGATGATGTGTTTATTATTAATTCAGTACAAGGTATGCGAGAGGCGAATAATAAACTCTACACCGCGGTTTTTGAAGATCCAAATAATGATATTATCCCAGTAACACACGTATCAAAAAACAAGAATTATTTAATAAAAACAATTGAAGAGTCAGATTCTGATAAAATGATTTTAAAACCCTTAAATGGTTATGGAGGTTCAGGTGTTATTTTAATTGAAAAATCAGCAATGGGAAATATTAATTCTTTGTTAGATTTTTATATTAGTAAAAGTGATGGTTCCTCTGATTACGTAATTCTTCAAGAGTATATTGAAGGTGCGGAAAAAGGTGATGTTAGAATTTTACTTTTAAACGGATTACCGATTGGTGCGATGAAAAGAATTCCAGGTGAAAAAGATCATCGTTCAAATGTTACAGCTGGTGGTAGAGTTGAGAAACATCGATTAACTCAAGCTGAAAAAATATTATGTAAAAAAATAGGACCGAAATTAGTTAAAGACGGTTTGTACTTTGTTGGTATTGATGTGATTAATGGTAAGTTAGTAGAGGTTAATGTAATGAGTCCAGGAGGAATTACATATATCAATAAAGTTTCAAAGGTTAAATTACAAGAGAAGGTTGTAGATTTTCTTGAAAGTAAAATTTTAGAAAAAAATGCTGCTTTTAGAAGAATGACAGATCTAAAGAAACAAGTTGATGAAGCTTAA
- a CDS encoding dicarboxylate/amino acid:cation symporter has product MKKLALHWKIIIGMILGIVFGFIMNSIDGGKGFVADWVAPFGKIFINLLKLIAVPLILASLIKGISDLKDISKIKSMGLKTLGIYIATTMVAIIIGLSIVNAVKPGEGMSKETIEKIKEKYADNTGVKDKLNKASKQKDAGPLQALVDIFPSNIFKSFVNASMLQVIFFALFVGISLLLIAEEKAKPLISFFDSLNEVVMKMVDLIMLFAPYAVFALLANVIIAFDDTEILIKLLWYALCVIFGLALMVVFYLLILKFYVKKSPLWFLQKISPAQLLAFSTSSSAATLPVTMERVEEHVGVDKEVSGFVLPVGATVNMDGTSLYQGIAAVFIMQVIWPEGLTFTNQLTIILTALLASIGSAAVPSAGMVMLVIVLESVGFPSELLPIGLALIFAVDRPLDMCRTVINVTGDATVATLVAKSVGKLGDPKPKNWDDNYDLVK; this is encoded by the coding sequence ATGAAGAAATTAGCACTACACTGGAAAATTATCATTGGAATGATACTTGGTATAGTTTTCGGTTTTATAATGAATTCCATCGATGGAGGAAAAGGATTTGTCGCTGATTGGGTTGCTCCATTCGGAAAAATATTTATCAATCTTTTGAAGTTAATAGCTGTACCTTTAATTCTAGCGTCTTTGATAAAAGGTATTTCAGATCTTAAAGACATTTCTAAAATAAAATCAATGGGATTAAAAACACTAGGCATTTATATTGCTACAACTATGGTAGCTATTATTATTGGTTTGAGTATCGTAAATGCTGTAAAACCAGGCGAAGGAATGTCTAAGGAGACTATTGAGAAGATTAAAGAGAAGTATGCTGATAATACTGGGGTTAAAGATAAATTAAATAAAGCTTCAAAACAAAAAGATGCAGGACCTTTACAGGCTTTAGTAGATATTTTTCCTAGTAATATTTTTAAGTCATTTGTGAATGCTTCAATGTTACAAGTAATCTTTTTTGCTTTATTTGTGGGAATTAGTTTATTGCTAATTGCTGAAGAAAAAGCAAAACCCTTAATTAGCTTCTTTGATTCATTGAATGAAGTTGTGATGAAAATGGTTGATTTAATTATGTTGTTCGCTCCTTATGCTGTATTTGCTTTATTAGCTAATGTTATTATTGCATTTGATGATACTGAAATACTAATTAAACTATTATGGTATGCTTTATGCGTGATATTTGGTTTAGCGTTAATGGTGGTTTTTTATCTTTTAATTCTAAAATTTTATGTAAAAAAGTCACCACTATGGTTTTTGCAAAAAATAAGTCCAGCTCAGTTATTAGCATTCTCAACAAGTTCTAGTGCGGCAACACTACCAGTTACTATGGAAAGAGTGGAAGAACATGTAGGCGTAGATAAAGAAGTTTCTGGTTTTGTATTACCAGTTGGAGCTACGGTAAATATGGATGGAACTAGTTTATATCAAGGAATTGCAGCTGTATTTATTATGCAAGTTATTTGGCCTGAAGGATTAACCTTTACTAATCAGTTGACAATTATTTTAACAGCCCTATTAGCTTCTATTGGTTCTGCAGCGGTACCAAGTGCTGGAATGGTAATGTTGGTTATTGTTTTAGAATCGGTTGGTTTTCCAAGTGAATTATTACCTATTGGATTAGCCTTGATTTTCGCTGTTGACAGACCTTTAGATATGTGTAGAACAGTTATTAATGTAACTGGTGACGCAACAGTTGCCACTTTGGTAGCGAAATCAGTTGGTAAGTTAGGTGATCCAAAACCAAAAAATTGGGACGATAATTATGATTTAGTAAAATAA
- a CDS encoding DUF937 domain-containing protein codes for MEGILDLLNSPMGKTIISGVAGSTGQDSNKTGSVLTMALPVLMKAMERNATTPQGAEGLMGALNKHDGGILNNLDDLFSGGVNKEVVDDGGKILGHILGSKQQGVQQVLGQKAGMDVGAVGNILQTAAPILMGLLGKQSRQSEVNNSGGLESLLGGMLGGSKTQNEQNFLEKILDADGDGSVIDDVADMVLGASQKKSGGLLGGLLGGLFGKK; via the coding sequence ATGGAAGGAATCTTAGACTTATTAAATAGCCCAATGGGAAAAACTATCATTAGTGGTGTTGCTGGTTCAACTGGACAAGATAGCAACAAAACAGGAAGTGTGCTTACCATGGCTTTACCTGTGCTGATGAAAGCCATGGAACGTAATGCTACAACTCCACAAGGAGCTGAAGGATTGATGGGAGCTTTAAATAAACATGATGGTGGTATTTTAAACAATCTTGATGATTTATTTAGTGGAGGAGTTAATAAGGAAGTTGTAGACGATGGAGGAAAGATTCTTGGACATATTTTAGGCTCTAAACAACAAGGTGTACAACAAGTTCTTGGGCAAAAAGCTGGTATGGATGTTGGAGCTGTTGGAAATATTTTACAAACTGCTGCTCCTATCTTAATGGGATTATTGGGTAAACAATCTAGACAAAGCGAAGTAAATAATTCAGGTGGACTTGAGAGTTTACTTGGTGGAATGTTGGGGGGAAGTAAAACACAAAACGAACAAAATTTCCTTGAAAAAATATTAGATGCTGATGGTGACGGTAGTGTTATTGATGATGTTGCTGATATGGTACTTGGTGCTAGTCAAAAGAAATCTGGAGGCTTATTAGGTGGACTTTTAGGTGGACTGTTTGGTAAGAAATAA
- a CDS encoding DUF6787 family protein, translated as MEKLKERWGLKTNWDVVAILIVFAINGSFSAWIAKPVTAFLGLSSETINPWIYYPLRIILIFPIYQTTLPIVGWLFGQFRFFWEFEKKFLARLGFGFLFNKKS; from the coding sequence TTGGAAAAACTAAAGGAACGTTGGGGTTTAAAAACGAATTGGGATGTTGTAGCTATATTAATTGTTTTTGCAATTAACGGTTCTTTTTCCGCGTGGATTGCAAAACCAGTTACTGCTTTCCTTGGCTTATCTTCTGAAACAATAAATCCTTGGATTTATTACCCACTTCGAATTATTTTAATATTTCCTATTTACCAAACTACTTTACCAATAGTTGGTTGGCTTTTTGGTCAGTTTCGTTTCTTTTGGGAATTTGAAAAAAAGTTTTTAGCAAGATTAGGCTTTGGATTTCTTTTCAATAAAAAAAGTTAA
- a CDS encoding NUDIX hydrolase: protein MKFSHFKDQISLLKTKPLGGLASQFKLVPDLRIKISEEKIKNSNPRKAAIMALFYPNEQNKTTFLLTQRASYNGTHSAQISFPGGKYDQGDHNIRQTALRELEEEVGVYRNSVKVIRQLSDTYIPPSNFMVTPFLGFLNEKPSLTPNKEVAKLIEIEAAALLNDENISSIIMETSYMKGIEVPCFKFHDHIVWGATAMMLSEIKDLMKEIE from the coding sequence ATGAAATTTTCTCATTTTAAAGATCAAATTAGTCTTTTAAAAACAAAACCTTTGGGAGGACTGGCATCTCAATTCAAGTTGGTGCCAGATTTGAGAATTAAAATCTCTGAAGAAAAAATTAAAAACAGTAATCCAAGAAAAGCCGCTATAATGGCTTTGTTTTATCCAAATGAACAAAATAAAACAACTTTTTTATTAACACAAAGAGCTAGTTACAACGGAACACATTCTGCTCAAATAAGTTTTCCTGGTGGAAAATACGATCAGGGAGACCATAATATTAGACAAACGGCTCTCAGAGAGTTAGAAGAAGAAGTTGGTGTTTATAGAAATTCAGTAAAAGTTATTAGACAATTATCGGATACTTATATTCCACCTAGCAATTTTATGGTTACTCCCTTTCTTGGTTTTTTAAATGAAAAACCTTCTTTAACTCCAAATAAAGAGGTAGCAAAACTAATTGAAATTGAAGCAGCTGCACTTTTAAATGATGAAAACATCTCTTCTATCATTATGGAGACATCATACATGAAAGGGATTGAGGTTCCGTGTTTTAAATTTCACGATCATATTGTTTGGGGAGCCACTGCAATGATGTTATCTGAAATAAAAGATTTAATGAAGGAAATTGAATAA
- a CDS encoding lysophospholipid acyltransferase family protein, whose protein sequence is MPLLKRNPFGHILFIKRFLIQILGVISHGRYRSFNELQIEGSEILRQLPDKNILFISNHQTYFADVAAMFHVFNAALKGRDDNIKNVGYLWKPKLNLYYVAAGETMKSGLLPRIFAYVGSVSVERTWRSAGKDVNRQVKMSDISNIGTALKDGWVITFPQGTTTPFKPIRRGTAHIIKTFKPTVVPIVIDGFRRSFDKKGLMIKKRNVLQSMVIKEPLKIDYENEDVSDIVEKIEYAIEQHPSFLKVLTPKQLKEQEEYIESRRFWGADN, encoded by the coding sequence ATGCCCCTACTTAAAAGGAATCCTTTTGGTCATATTTTATTTATCAAACGTTTCTTAATTCAAATTTTGGGAGTTATTTCTCATGGTAGATATAGAAGCTTTAACGAACTTCAAATTGAGGGTTCTGAAATACTTAGACAATTACCAGACAAGAATATTTTATTCATTTCTAATCACCAAACTTACTTTGCAGATGTGGCTGCCATGTTTCATGTTTTCAATGCAGCATTAAAAGGTAGAGATGATAATATTAAAAACGTGGGTTATTTATGGAAACCAAAATTAAATCTATATTATGTTGCTGCTGGGGAAACGATGAAATCAGGTTTACTCCCTAGAATTTTTGCTTATGTAGGTTCAGTTTCAGTAGAGAGAACATGGCGAAGTGCAGGTAAAGATGTAAACCGACAGGTTAAAATGTCTGACATTTCAAATATTGGAACAGCATTAAAGGATGGCTGGGTTATAACATTTCCTCAAGGAACTACTACACCTTTTAAACCTATTCGAAGAGGAACCGCTCATATTATTAAAACTTTCAAACCAACAGTTGTGCCTATTGTAATCGATGGATTTAGAAGATCTTTTGATAAAAAAGGACTTATGATTAAGAAACGTAATGTTTTACAATCAATGGTTATAAAAGAACCCCTTAAAATTGATTATGAAAATGAAGATGTTAGTGATATCGTTGAAAAAATTGAGTACGCTATAGAGCAACATCCTTCATTCTTGAAAGTATTAACTCCAAAACAATTAAAGGAACAAGAAGAATATATTGAAAGTAGACGTTTTTGGGGTGCTGATAATTAG
- a CDS encoding M42 family metallopeptidase has protein sequence MSENKTILTKDSIDFLEKYLNNAAPTGYEWEGQKIWMDYLKPYVDEFITDTYGSAVGVINPDAKYKVVIEGHADEISWYVNYISDKGLIYVVRNGGSDHQIAPSKVVNIHTKNGIIKGVFGWPAIHTRDKGNETPPKQDNIFIDVGCANKEEVESLGVHVGCVITYPDEFHILNKNKFVCRALDNRMGGFMIAEVARLLYENKKKLPFGLYITNSVQEEIGLRGAEMITETIQPNVAIVTDVTHDTTTPMIDMKKQGHQEIGKGPVIAYAPAVQQKLRDLIIEGAEENNIPFQRSALSRATGTDTDAFAYSNGGVASALISLPLRYMHTTVEMVHKEDVENVIKMIYHALLKIEDGEDFSYFK, from the coding sequence ATGTCAGAAAATAAGACCATATTAACTAAGGACTCTATTGATTTTTTAGAGAAGTATTTAAACAACGCAGCTCCTACTGGATATGAATGGGAAGGACAAAAGATTTGGATGGATTATCTAAAACCTTATGTTGATGAATTCATTACAGACACTTATGGAAGTGCAGTTGGTGTTATCAATCCTGATGCAAAATATAAGGTTGTTATTGAGGGACATGCAGATGAAATTTCTTGGTATGTAAATTATATTTCCGACAAAGGATTAATTTATGTCGTAAGAAATGGAGGTAGTGATCATCAAATCGCTCCTAGTAAAGTTGTGAATATTCATACAAAAAATGGAATTATAAAAGGAGTTTTTGGTTGGCCTGCAATTCATACTAGAGATAAAGGAAACGAAACTCCACCAAAACAAGACAATATTTTTATTGATGTTGGTTGCGCAAATAAAGAAGAAGTTGAATCACTTGGAGTTCATGTTGGATGTGTAATTACATATCCAGATGAATTTCACATTTTAAATAAAAATAAATTTGTTTGTCGTGCTTTAGATAATAGAATGGGAGGATTCATGATTGCTGAAGTTGCTCGTTTACTTTATGAAAACAAAAAGAAACTTCCGTTCGGATTATATATTACAAATTCAGTTCAGGAAGAAATAGGATTGCGAGGAGCTGAAATGATTACAGAAACAATTCAACCAAATGTTGCTATTGTTACAGACGTAACTCATGATACTACCACGCCAATGATTGACATGAAAAAACAAGGTCATCAAGAAATTGGTAAAGGTCCAGTTATTGCTTATGCACCAGCAGTACAACAAAAATTAAGAGATTTAATTATTGAAGGAGCTGAAGAAAATAACATCCCTTTTCAAAGATCAGCTTTATCAAGAGCTACAGGAACCGATACAGACGCTTTTGCTTACAGTAATGGAGGTGTTGCTTCTGCATTAATTTCATTGCCTTTACGTTACATGCATACAACTGTTGAAATGGTGCATAAAGAAGATGTAGAAAACGTTATTAAAATGATTTATCATGCACTACTAAAAATTGAAGACGGAGAAGATTTCTCTTACTTTAAATAA
- a CDS encoding aminotransferase class V-fold PLP-dependent enzyme — protein MSLTNQKDLFNLPDDITYLDIASQSPSFKSIEEAGIKAVKEKSHPYLITADRYFDPIVKLKKLFAKLIKAKDYNRIACTPSVSYGLATVANNIQLKEGDEILLIEEQFPSNYYVWERLADKFNAVIKIAEQPTTNSDKGKQWNENILNSISTKTAVVAMGNIHWANGTLFNLKAIREKCFKQNSLFIIDGSQSVGALPFSIEELQPDALVCAGYKWLFGPYGCAYTYFGSYFDNGIPIEENWSNRLDSENLSGLTNYQPKYKPLANRYSVGEHGSFIYTEMQIAALTQLLHWNPNDIQNYCYEITSEFVQTLKEVGCFIETDDFRAKHLFGIQLPETIHMESLKNRLQQEKIFVSYRGNYVRISCHLYNTKEEFNRLTEYFLSEIQ, from the coding sequence ATGAGTTTAACAAATCAAAAAGATCTATTTAACCTACCTGATGATATTACCTATTTAGATATCGCGAGTCAATCTCCTTCATTTAAAAGTATAGAAGAAGCTGGAATTAAAGCTGTAAAAGAGAAAAGCCATCCTTACCTAATTACGGCCGATCGTTATTTTGATCCGATTGTTAAACTCAAAAAACTGTTTGCAAAACTTATAAAAGCAAAAGATTATAATAGAATCGCCTGTACTCCTTCTGTTTCTTATGGATTAGCCACAGTTGCTAACAATATTCAACTAAAAGAAGGTGACGAAATTCTTCTTATCGAAGAACAATTCCCGAGCAACTATTATGTATGGGAACGTTTAGCAGATAAATTTAATGCCGTAATTAAAATTGCCGAACAACCGACAACTAATTCAGATAAAGGAAAACAATGGAATGAAAACATTTTGAATTCAATTTCTACTAAAACAGCCGTTGTTGCAATGGGAAATATACACTGGGCTAACGGAACTCTATTTAATTTAAAAGCAATTCGAGAAAAATGTTTCAAGCAAAATTCTTTATTTATAATTGATGGAAGTCAATCAGTTGGAGCTTTACCATTTTCTATTGAAGAGCTGCAACCTGATGCATTAGTGTGTGCAGGTTACAAATGGTTATTCGGCCCTTACGGATGCGCGTACACTTATTTTGGCTCTTATTTTGACAATGGAATTCCTATTGAAGAAAATTGGTCCAATCGATTAGACAGTGAAAATTTAAGTGGTTTAACCAATTATCAACCGAAATATAAACCTTTAGCAAATAGATATTCTGTTGGTGAACACGGAAGTTTTATTTATACCGAAATGCAAATCGCTGCGTTAACTCAATTACTCCATTGGAATCCGAATGATATCCAAAACTATTGTTATGAAATTACCTCTGAGTTTGTTCAAACATTAAAAGAAGTTGGATGTTTTATAGAAACCGATGATTTCCGAGCTAAACATTTATTTGGAATTCAACTACCTGAAACCATTCATATGGAAAGTTTGAAAAATCGATTACAACAAGAGAAGATTTTTGTTTCTTATCGTGGGAATTATGTTCGTATTTCCTGTCATTTATACAATACAAAAGAAGAATTTAATCGACTTACTGAATACTTTTTATCTGAGATACAATAA
- a CDS encoding NUDIX hydrolase, whose translation MDELIDIVDEQGNYTGKTCLKSEAHKFGYFHPTVHIWIYTSTGEILLQKRALTKKVFPGLWDISVAGHIAAGEKIEVAALREVEEEIGFIIKPENLQKIGTRKHQVNHANGIIDNEFHHVFISELTVSIDKLIIQTSEVAELKLFELEILKNTAKYENVLLPEYSEYYESVFNAINSQLNR comes from the coding sequence ATGGATGAACTTATTGACATTGTAGATGAACAAGGAAACTATACTGGTAAAACATGTTTAAAATCAGAAGCACATAAATTCGGTTACTTCCACCCTACTGTTCATATTTGGATTTATACTTCTACAGGAGAAATATTATTACAAAAACGAGCATTAACCAAAAAAGTGTTTCCTGGTTTATGGGATATTTCTGTGGCCGGTCATATTGCCGCTGGTGAAAAAATTGAAGTCGCTGCTTTAAGAGAGGTTGAAGAAGAAATAGGTTTCATCATAAAACCGGAAAATCTTCAAAAAATTGGCACACGCAAACATCAAGTAAATCATGCAAACGGAATAATTGATAATGAGTTTCATCATGTATTTATATCTGAACTTACAGTCTCGATAGATAAATTAATTATTCAAACAAGTGAAGTCGCTGAACTAAAATTGTTTGAGCTAGAAATTCTTAAAAACACTGCTAAATATGAGAATGTTTTACTTCCAGAATACAGTGAATATTACGAATCTGTTTTTAATGCAATTAATTCACAACTAAACAGATAG
- a CDS encoding DUF922 domain-containing protein, translating to MKFSEYDKITFDNFRGLNFFKKSLYGNTRFAYIVTSIDTDIDKDSVSIDALFHPSRSFVYNKKTYSKDLLSHEKYHFKITELFVRKAKERISKLKTKNKSNIDYILNSIEKEESKYQQEYDYNTFHSYVHSEQKRYEREIDSLLTLLNHFKKSKITLHEKK from the coding sequence ATGAAATTTAGTGAATACGATAAAATTACTTTTGACAATTTTAGGGGATTAAATTTCTTTAAAAAGTCTTTATACGGAAATACAAGGTTTGCATATATAGTTACTAGTATTGATACAGATATAGACAAAGATTCAGTTTCTATAGATGCACTTTTTCATCCTTCGAGATCATTCGTTTATAATAAAAAGACTTATAGTAAGGACCTTTTAAGTCATGAAAAATATCACTTCAAGATTACCGAGCTTTTTGTAAGAAAAGCTAAAGAAAGGATTTCTAAATTGAAGACTAAAAATAAAAGTAATATAGACTATATTCTCAATTCTATTGAAAAAGAAGAAAGTAAATATCAACAAGAATATGACTATAACACCTTTCACAGTTATGTACATAGCGAACAAAAACGATATGAAAGAGAAATAGATAGTTTATTAACTTTGCTGAATCATTTTAAAAAATCAAAAATTACATTACATGAAAAAAAATAA
- a CDS encoding class I SAM-dependent methyltransferase encodes MLSKQEKSELRGKLFRHLDGIVTCPAAHELHEKGITEHLLKAKKTDITELSKTFKANEGYLNVALRTFASQGWLEYKVDNDTNTVTISTNELSEISFSHFHMYREATELLKYSEKYSSRKFEIEPFRKLESLFQNYKNNFGITIAKDEQTSKIQHQILAHIEGIIVGPTLVLLGMKGMFHKYFMQTKFKAEEFHKDPENFGRLLDILTYLGWFSKTGESYEFTDKGLFFARRASAYGVTVSYIPTLRKLDKFIFGDPTIFRSEGIGNEEIHVDREMNVWGSGGAHASYFKVIDEIIIKLFNKPIQEQPKGILDVGCGNGAFLKHLFNVIENQTERGKVLEDYPLLLIGIDYNEAALKITRQNLVQADIWAKVIWGDIGNPAAMSKDLNEKYGIDLSDLLNVRTFLDHNRIWEEPKLNGKIASTDCSGAYAYRGVRINNNLVIESLKEHFNKWKPFVNKFGLLLIELHTSKPELVKENIGKTAATAYDATHGYSDQYIVEIEEYMKAMKEIGLTSDDATFRKFPNSDLATVSINLFESK; translated from the coding sequence ATGCTTTCAAAACAAGAAAAATCTGAATTAAGAGGAAAATTATTTCGTCACTTAGATGGAATCGTAACCTGTCCTGCAGCTCATGAACTACATGAAAAAGGAATTACAGAACACTTGTTAAAAGCAAAAAAAACTGATATTACCGAGCTTTCAAAAACCTTTAAAGCAAATGAAGGATATTTAAATGTTGCATTAAGAACTTTTGCTTCGCAAGGTTGGTTAGAATATAAAGTAGATAATGACACAAATACGGTAACAATTTCTACAAATGAATTATCTGAAATCTCGTTCTCTCATTTCCACATGTACCGAGAAGCAACAGAACTACTGAAATACTCTGAGAAATATAGTTCTCGAAAATTTGAAATTGAACCTTTCAGAAAATTAGAAAGTTTATTCCAGAATTATAAAAACAATTTTGGAATTACTATTGCAAAAGATGAGCAAACATCAAAAATTCAACATCAAATTTTAGCTCATATTGAAGGAATTATAGTTGGTCCGACTTTAGTTTTATTAGGTATGAAAGGAATGTTTCATAAGTACTTTATGCAAACAAAATTCAAAGCAGAAGAATTTCATAAAGATCCTGAAAACTTTGGTCGATTGCTTGATATATTGACTTATTTAGGATGGTTTTCAAAAACAGGAGAATCTTATGAGTTTACGGATAAAGGCTTATTCTTTGCGAGAAGAGCCAGTGCTTATGGTGTTACAGTTTCGTACATTCCAACCTTAAGAAAATTAGATAAATTCATTTTTGGTGATCCTACAATTTTTAGATCGGAAGGAATTGGGAATGAAGAAATTCACGTAGATAGAGAAATGAATGTTTGGGGAAGTGGTGGTGCACACGCATCGTACTTTAAAGTAATTGATGAAATCATTATAAAACTATTCAACAAACCAATCCAAGAACAGCCTAAAGGGATTTTAGATGTTGGTTGTGGAAACGGAGCATTTTTAAAACATTTATTCAATGTAATTGAAAATCAAACCGAACGCGGAAAAGTTTTAGAAGATTATCCTCTACTATTAATTGGTATCGATTATAACGAGGCTGCTTTAAAAATAACTCGTCAGAACTTAGTTCAAGCAGATATTTGGGCAAAAGTAATTTGGGGAGATATCGGTAATCCAGCTGCCATGTCGAAAGATTTGAATGAAAAATACGGAATCGATTTATCGGATTTGCTGAATGTAAGAACATTCTTAGATCATAATCGAATTTGGGAAGAACCGAAATTGAATGGAAAAATTGCTTCCACAGATTGTTCCGGAGCTTATGCGTATCGTGGTGTTCGTATTAATAACAACTTAGTTATTGAATCCTTGAAAGAGCACTTCAATAAATGGAAACCGTTTGTAAATAAATTCGGTTTATTATTAATTGAATTACATACCTCGAAACCTGAACTAGTAAAAGAAAATATTGGTAAAACTGCCGCAACAGCTTACGATGCTACACATGGCTATTCAGATCAATATATTGTTGAAATTGAAGAATATATGAAAGCTATGAAAGAAATTGGTTTGACTTCAGATGATGCAACATTTAGAAAATTTCCAAATTCAGATTTGGCGACGGTTTCTATTAATTTGTTTGAGTCGAAATAA